From one Liolophura sinensis isolate JHLJ2023 chromosome 10, CUHK_Ljap_v2, whole genome shotgun sequence genomic stretch:
- the LOC135476942 gene encoding F-box only protein 39-like, protein MERRRSSSCKMSLCKSASSSLGYVDSSMDVDCGSGWKYAPQVVLVKIYSFLNDTDRAIMARVCRNWSLAFEAGCLWRRRRFEMGGYRARTAEFQASGFAEKFGQHLRYLTISCNHPSLVTCKIFQRAMEAFLPKLQRRAKLKEFRFSRLEMDRYWRYEQLKEKLILTLTRFLRQQFCLRVLDLSYSQFYLSAGLRIIESVGLSCGHCLRRLIMEDIFHSRLTVYSGLRYKRAISRFTNLRTISLNYGYLSDDVMEILRGNLAGKLKTMRVRVYRSDPHGHRITKLAWNGLRRACPSLKVKFNFESIGFASDIIPILVAGIPLYELYIWTGFDDNSDWRLSSILNHVAVNFKDTLEICNFEFDNSTEMIDDALFRLTQSCVRLRSFITNAVLLISTIQNICELVEQRKLDPRTFHITACNLSDLEWAELAYLQEKYANMADERSIDFRLSSDLIVESRHAEF, encoded by the exons atggAGCGGCGGCGGTCCTCGAGTTGTAAGATGAGCCTGTGTAAGTCCGCGTCAAGCTCCTTGGGTTACGTGGACAGCAGTATGGACGTGGACTGTGGTAGCGGCTGGAAATACGCTCCCCAAGTCGTTTTGGTAAAAATTTATTCCTTCCTTAACGACACTGACAGAGCTATCATGGCCAGGGTTTGTCGGAACTGGTCGCTCGCCTTCGAAGCCGGGTGTCTGTGGCGACGTAGGAGGTTTGAAATGGGTGGATATCGAGCACGGACAGCAGAGTTCCAGGCGTCTGGTTTTGCCGAAAAGTTTGGTCAGCATCTGAGGTACCTTACGATAAGTTGTAATCATCCGTCTTTGGTGACGTGCAAGATTTTCCAGCGCGCCATGGAAGCCTTTCTGCCGAAACTTCAAAGAAGAGCAAAGCTGAAGGAATTTCGCTTCTCCCGTTTGGAAATGGACCGTTACTGGCGCTACGAACAGCTCAAAGAGAAGCTTATTCTGACGTTGACGCGGTTTCTGCGTCAACAATTCTGCCTGCGAGTTCTGGACTTGTCTTACTCTCAGTTTTACCTCAGCGCCGGTCTGAGGATCATAGAGTCCGTGGGATTATCCTGTGGCCATTGCTTAAGACGCCTGATAATGGAGGACATCTTCCACTCTCGTCTGACAGTCTACTCTGGACTCCGCTACAAACGCGCCATCTCGCGCTTCACCAATCTCCGGACCATTTCATTAAATTACGGCTATCTATCCGACGATGTCATGGAAATCCTGCGGGGTAACTTAGCGGGAAAATTGAAGACGATGAGAGTGAGAGTGTACAGGAGTGATCCCCATGGACACAGAATCACTAAACTTGCTTGGAATGGCCTGAGAAGAGCATGCCCAAGTCTGAAAGTCAAGTTCAATTTCGAAAGCATCGGTTTTGCGTCGGACATAATCCCCATATTGGTGGCGGGGATTCCCCTGTACGAGTTGTACATTTGGACGGGATTCGATGATAACTCCGATTGGAGACTTTCATCTATTCTTAATCACGTGGCCGTAAACTTCAAAGACACTCTTG aaatttgtaattttgagTTTGACAACAGCACGGAAATGATCGACGACGCCTTGTTTCGGTTGACTCAGAGCTGCGTGCGCTTGCGCAGTTTCATAACTAACGCCGTCTTGCTGATATCGACCATCCAGAACATATGTGAACTGGTTGAACAAAGAAAACTCG ACCCCCGGACGTTCCACATCACGGCATGTAACCTGAGTGATCTGGAGTGGGCGGAACTGGCTTACCTACAGGAGAAGTACGCCAACATGGCCGATGAGCGGAGCATAGACTTTCGGCTGAGTTCGGACTTGATCGTGGAGAGTCGGCATGCGGAATTCTGA